The stretch of DNA CGCCGATGGTGATGACCGCGCCGACCGTGTCCGCCTGGTGGCGCTGCGCGTCGGCCAGGCTCTGGACCAGGGCGGTCATCGCCAGGGGCTCGGGCTGGAAGTTGCGCCGCCCCTCCCGCGACAGCTTCAGGATGGCGTTGATCAGCCCGTCCATCTTGTTGATCGCCGCCTTGATGAAGCTCACCGATTCGGCGAGGTCGGCGTCGATCCGCGCGGCGTCCGGCCGGCCCGCGAGCGCGGTCCGGATGTCGTCCTGGCTCGCCTCGATCTCGCTGGTGAAGCCCATGATGTTGACGAGCGGCGCCCGCAGGTCGTGGCTGACGATGTAGGCGTAGCGCTGGATCTCCTCGTTCGATTCGCGCAGGGCCGCTTCCGCGGCGCGCTGCTCGGTGATGTCGGAATGCACGCCGACCCATTCGCGGATCGTGCCGTCGGGATCGAGCACCGGCACCGCCTGGATCGCGTAGGTGCGGAACACCCCGTCATGGCGGCGCACCCGGTGCTCGTGGGTGTAGCGCCGGCGCTCGGCCACCGCCGCGTTCCAGGTCTCGACGCTGGTGGCGCGGTCGTCCGGATGCACCGCATCGGCCCAGCCGAAGCCGGCATATTGCGCGGGCGTCTGCCCGGTCAGCCCGGCCCAGGCCGGCTGGTCGTCGGTCATCCGGCCGTCGGGACCGTTGGTCCAGAGCACGCCGCGCACCGCCTGGACGGCCGCGGCGAAACGGTCCTGCTCGCGCCGCACCGAGGCGAACAGGCGAGCATTGTCCATCGCCACCGCCGCCTGCCCGGCCAGTCCCTCGATCAGGGCGGCCTCGCGGGAGCCGAAGCGGTGCGGCTCGGGATGGCCGAACAGCAGGGCGCCGAGGGTCGAGCCGGTGCCGGAGACCACCGGCACCGCGAGATAGCTGCGCACCGGCAGGTGGCCCTTCGGCATGCCGCCATGGCTGCCGTAGCGCGGATCCGTCGTTACGTCCTCGCTCAGGACCACTCCGCCGGCCGCGAAGGTCTCGCTGAACAGGTTCGTCACCCGCGGCAGGCCGAAGCGGGTGAAGGCCTCGCGGGGGCCCCCGGTGAGGCTGAGGAGGCGCCAATGCTCCGGGCCGTCCGGCCCCTCCGGCACCCGCTCGAACAGGGCGCCGTAGGCCGCGGCCGTCAGGTGGGTGGCGGCCTCCACCACCGCGTCGCCGAGGCGCTGGCGGTCGAGCTCGCTCGAGAGCGCCGTGCCGAGGCGGTTCAGCACCTCCAGGCGCTGGGTCTCGGCGCGGAGCGCCGAGGCGGCCCGCGCCCGCTCGGCCGTGCGCTCGCGCTGGCGCTGCGCGGCGCCGGCGATCTCGGCGCTCACCGCGGCGACCTCCGCCGGCACCCCGGTCAGCACCGGCGCCGCGCGGCCCAGCCCGAGGGCCACCGCCTGGTCGCGCAGGGCGTGGAGCGGGGCCGCGATGCCGCGGGCGAAGGCGAGCGCCAGGACGGCCGCGATCGCCGCCAGCATGATCCCGAGCCCGGCGAACCACACCAGCGAGGCCCGGACCGGGGCCGCCAGCGTCTCCTCCGGCACCCCGACGGCGACGCGCCAATCCGGCACCCCGGCCCGGGCATAGGCGGCGAAGAACGGCTCCCCCTCGAGGGAGGCGCCGCGCCAGTGGCCCTCCGGCCCGGTGGCCCTGCGCAGCGCCTCGGGCGCCGGCGTACCGGTGAAGCGCTCCGGCGACCGGGTGCGGGTCACGATCCGCTGGTCGCCGTCGATGATGGTGATCACCCAGGCCTTCGGCACGCCGCCGGAGACGAGCACGTCGCGCAGCCGCGCAGTCGGCAGGGAGAAGGACAGGAGGTAGAGCACCGCGTCGCCGCCGCGGCGCCTGACCGGCACCGTCACCCGGACATGCCCGTCGATCACGCCCGAGACGGCCGCGCGGCCGGTGAGCGCGCTCGCATCCGCCGCGTCCAGTCGCTCGGGCATCGGCTCGTCGCCGAGGTCGATCAGCCGGCGCCCGTCGGAATCGCGCAGGATCGCCGGCAGGCCGCTGCGGCGGGCCAGTTCCTGCACCTGCTCGCGGAACGCCGTCACGTCGCCGCGCTGGAGCGCGTTCGAGAGGCTCAGGGCCTCCAGGGTGGCGATCAGGCTCGCGATCTCGCGGTCGACCGCCGCCGCCTCCACCCGGGCGCGGCCGAGCGCCTCCGCCTCCAGGCGCTCGCGGGCGGCGTCGGCGAACTGCCACAGGACCACGCCGCCGAAGATCAGGATCGGCACGGCGAGGCCGAGGCCGAACACGACGAGGCGGCGCACGATCGAGCCGGGACGCGGGCCTCCCCGCACGGGCAATCCCGGATCGGCGGACGGGGCAGGCCCGGGCGGGGTGGCGGGGGCCTGCATCGGCATCGCGTGGGGGTCCTTACTCGCCGGGTTCGACGTAGAGCCTCCCGCCCTCGCCCAAGAATTCCGCCGATTTTTGGGCCATGCCGGCGATCCGCTCCGCTTCGCTCAGGGGTGTGGCTTCCGCGACCACCCGGGAGGCTTCCTCCATGGCGAGCACGTCGGCGCGCAGGTCCTGGGTGA from Methylobacterium aquaticum encodes:
- a CDS encoding ATP-binding protein, with the protein product MPMQAPATPPGPAPSADPGLPVRGGPRPGSIVRRLVVFGLGLAVPILIFGGVVLWQFADAARERLEAEALGRARVEAAAVDREIASLIATLEALSLSNALQRGDVTAFREQVQELARRSGLPAILRDSDGRRLIDLGDEPMPERLDAADASALTGRAAVSGVIDGHVRVTVPVRRRGGDAVLYLLSFSLPTARLRDVLVSGGVPKAWVITIIDGDQRIVTRTRSPERFTGTPAPEALRRATGPEGHWRGASLEGEPFFAAYARAGVPDWRVAVGVPEETLAAPVRASLVWFAGLGIMLAAIAAVLALAFARGIAAPLHALRDQAVALGLGRAAPVLTGVPAEVAAVSAEIAGAAQRQRERTAERARAASALRAETQRLEVLNRLGTALSSELDRQRLGDAVVEAATHLTAAAYGALFERVPEGPDGPEHWRLLSLTGGPREAFTRFGLPRVTNLFSETFAAGGVVLSEDVTTDPRYGSHGGMPKGHLPVRSYLAVPVVSGTGSTLGALLFGHPEPHRFGSREAALIEGLAGQAAVAMDNARLFASVRREQDRFAAAVQAVRGVLWTNGPDGRMTDDQPAWAGLTGQTPAQYAGFGWADAVHPDDRATSVETWNAAVAERRRYTHEHRVRRHDGVFRTYAIQAVPVLDPDGTIREWVGVHSDITEQRAAEAALRESNEEIQRYAYIVSHDLRAPLVNIMGFTSEIEASQDDIRTALAGRPDAARIDADLAESVSFIKAAINKMDGLINAILKLSREGRRNFQPEPLAMTALVQSLADAQRHQADTVGAVITIGDLPDLVADRVAVGQIFGNLIDNAIKYLAKDRPGRIEISGSVSDGLAVIAVRDNGRGIDARDHARVFELFRRSGVQDRPGEGIGLAHVRTLVRVLGGRIDLESEFGVGTTFTVTLPLRQA